A single Brassica rapa cultivar Chiifu-401-42 chromosome A04, CAAS_Brap_v3.01, whole genome shotgun sequence DNA region contains:
- the LOC103863437 gene encoding caffeic acid 3-O-methyltransferase has protein sequence MENGSSESRNKARLAIMELANMISVPMSLNAAVRLGLADAIWNDGDNSPLSAAEILPRLHLTYQNGTIGGDPENLQRILRMLTSYGVFSEHLTNAGRKYSITDVGKTLVTDSDGLSYAAYVLQHHQEALMRAWPLVHTAVVEPETEPYVKANGEAAYAQYGKCEEMNGLMQKAMSGVSVPFMKAILDGYDGFKYVEHLVDVGGSAGDCLRMIIKQFPNVRQGINFDLPEVVAKAPKIPGVTHMGGDMFQSVPSGDAIFMKWVLTTWTDEECKQIMKNCYKALPVGGKLVACEPVLPQETDDSHRTRALLEGDIFVMTIYRTKGKHRTEEEFKELGLSAGFSTFRPFYIDYFYTILEFQK, from the exons ATGGAAAACGGAAGCTCCGAGAGTAGAAACAAAGCTCGTCTCGCCATCATGGAGCTCGCTAACATGATCAGCGTTCCAATGTCTCTTAACGCCGCCGTGAGGCTAGGCCTCGCCGACGCTATCTGGAACGACGGAGACAACTCTCCTCTCTCCGCCGCTGAGATCCTCCCTCGTCTCCACCTCACGTACCAAAACGGTACCATCGGCGGCGATCCCGAGAATCTCCAGCGTATACTTCGTATGCTCACAAGCTACGGTGTCTTCTCCGAACACCTCACCAACGCCGGCAGGAAATACTCTATCACCGACGTTGGAAAGACGCTTGTCACCGACTCCGACGGTCTCTCCTACGCCGCTTACGTCCTCCAACACCACCAG GAGGCGTTGATGCGAGCATGGCCACTTGTTCACACAGCGGTGGTGGAGCCGGAGACTGAGCCGTACGTGAAGGCAAACGGCGAGGCTGCGTATGCGCAGTATGGAAAGTGCGAGGAGATGAACGGTTTAATGCAGAAGGCCATGTCCGGCGTATCTGTTCCGTTCATGAAAGCCATATTGGACGGCTACGATGGGTTTAAGTACGTTGAGCATTTGGTTGATGTAGGAGGAAGCGCAGGAGATTGTCTCCGTATGATCATTAAGCAATTCCCTAACGTCCGTCAAGGGATTAACTTTGATTTGCCTGAAGTTGTTGCCAAAGCTCCCAAGATTCCTG GAGTGACTCACATGGGTGGAGATATGTTCCAATCAGTTCCGAGTGGCGACGCAATCTTCATGAAG TGGGTGCTAACGACATGGACGGACGAAGAATGTAAGCAGATAATGAAGAATTGCTACAAAGCTTTACCGGTTGGCGGTAAACTAGTTGCGTGTGAGCCTGTTTTGCCTCAAGAAACCGATGATAGCCACCGTACTCGCGCTTTGCTAGAAGGCGACATCTTTGTTATGACAATCTATAGGACCAAAGGTAAGCATAGAACAGAAGAAGAGTTTAAAGAGCTTGGTCTGTCTGCTGGATTCTCTACTTTTCGACCTTTCTACATCGATTACTTCTACACCATCTTAGAGTTTCAGAAGTAA
- the LOC103863438 gene encoding glutathione S-transferase T3-like: MDPFSLNSHGFVNLLASQSSPTIDVDSAEAPVSSPGLVKPAERRKWTTKEDLVLISAWLNTSKDPIISNEQKLGAFWKRIEAYFNASPQLIGSIPREWGQCKQRWGRVNAEVCRFVGSHEAALKQQASGQSENDVMKAAHDIYFNDYNVKFALEHCWRELRFDQKWKSHSQPKEKNKESGAEPVAEEAEVRPPGIKACKAGKRKKPDDVAYDKIHSILANKNTISRQKILDRLLVKDTLSPSEEALKEKLISEML, translated from the coding sequence ATGGACCCTTTTTCCCTAAACTCTCACGGGTTTGTTAACTTGTTAGCTTCGCAGAGCAGTCCTACAATAGACGTAGACTCTGCTGAGGCACCTGTTAGCTCTCCCGGGTTAGTTAAACCAGCGGAAAGGAGAAAGTGGACCACAAAAGAAGATCTTGTGTTGATTAGTGCTTGGTTGAACACCAGCAAAGATCCAATAATTAGTAATGAGCAGAAGTTAGGGGCTTTTTGGAAGAGAATTGAGGCGTACTTCAATGCTAGTCCTCAGCTCATTGGCTCCATTCCTAGAGAGTGGGGTCAATGTAAGCAGAGGTGGGGAAGGGTGAATGCAGAGGTTTGTAGGTTTGTGGGTTCCCATGAGGCCGCTCTGAAGCAGCAAGCTAGTGGGCAAAGTGAAAATGATGTCATGAAGGCGGCTCATGACATCTATTTCAATGATTATAATGTCAAGTTTGCGCTTGAACATTGCTGGAGGGAACTTCGGTTTGATCAGAAGTGGAAGTCACACTCTCAGCCGAAGGAGAAAAATAAGGAATCTGGTGCGGAGCCGGTGGCTGAGGAGGCAGAGGTTAGGCCTCCAGGCATTAAGGCTTGCAAAGCGGGGAAACGCAAGAAGCCAGACGACGTAGCTTATGATAAAATACATAGCATCCTAGCTAATAAAAACACCATTTCCAGACAAAAGATCCTTGATCGTCTGCTAGTAAAGGACACACTTTCCCCTAGTGAAGAAGCTCTCAAGGAGAAACTCATCTCTGAAATGCTTTGA
- the LOC103863446 gene encoding uncharacterized protein LOC103863446 gives MSFSSSDEVDETLEEMVDQVVDNFIDSVIDAHPNKQKRRAYIERHREQGHNQLWNDYFQENPTYPPQMFRRRFRMNKPLFLHIVERVSNEVPYFQQRRNACGRYGLSALQKCTAAIRMLAYGQSGDTYDEYLRLADNTSRLCLENFTNAIINLFGDEYLRSPTAEDLQRLLDGGEVRGFPGMIGSIE, from the coding sequence ATGTCTTTCTCATCAAGTGATGAAGTTGATGAAACTTTAGAAGAAATGGTCGACCAAGTAGTTGATAATTTCATCGACTCAGTGATAGATGCTCACCCCAACAAGCAGAAAAGACGGGCTTATATCGAAAGACATCGTGAACAAGGACACAATCAGCTATGGAACGATTATTTCCAAGAAAATCCTACATACCCACCGCAAATGTTTAGGAGgcgttttcgaatgaacaagccattgttcCTCCACATTGTCGAACGTGTAAGTAATGAAGTTCCATACTTTCAGCAAAGACGAAATGCTTGCGGAAGGTATGGACTATCTGCACTTCAAAAGTGTACGGCAGCTATACGTATGCTGGCATATGGTCAATCAGGAGATACATATGACGAGTATCTCCGACTTGCTGACAATACTTCACGTTTATGTTTGGAAAATTTCACTAATGCAATTATAAATTTGTTTGGAGATGAGTATCTACGCAGCCCTACAGCTGAGGATCTTCAACGATTGCTCGATGGTGGAGAGGTACGCGGTTTTCCAGGGATGATAGGCAGCATCGAATAA
- the LOC103863440 gene encoding vacuolar protein-sorting-associated protein 37 homolog 1, whose amino-acid sequence MFNFWGSKEQQGQSRPPPEVSSSSQQQQQPWYSPSLVSSPSSSSRPQTSGQIPAHVSPGEAAGIITFLKDKSVDELRKLLSDKDAYQQFLLSLDQVKVQNNIKEELRRETLQLARENLEKEPQIMELRNQCKIIRTTELAAAQEKLNELERQKEEILRLYSPGSLLNKLQEAMNEVDEESEALQEKFLEKEIDTAAFVQKYKKLRTIYHRRALIHLAAKTSTIG is encoded by the exons ATGTTCAATTTCTG GGGATCAAAAGAGCAACAAGGGCAATCTCGTCCTCCTCCggaagtttcttcttcttctcagcagcagcagcagccatGGTACTCTCCTTCTCTAGTCAGCTCTCCAAGCTCCTCATCCCGCCCTCAAACATCTGGTCAGATTCCAGCACATGTTTCACCAGGTGAAGCAGCTGGCATTATCACCTTCTTGAAAGACAAAAG TGTGGACGAGCTGAGGAAGCTTCTCTCTGACAAAGATGCTTATCAGCAGTTTCTGCTCTCTCTTGACCAGGTCAAGGTCCAGAACAAT ATCAAAGAGGAGCTCCGCAGAGAAACATTGCAGCTGGCTA GAGAAAACTTGGAGAAGGAGCCACAAATAATGGAGCTCAGAAACCAA TGCAAAATCATCCGTACAACTGAGCTTGCAGCTGCGCAAGAAAAGCTTAATGAGCTGGAAAGACAAAAAGAAGAGATCCTCAGGTTGTACTCCCCTGGTTCTCTTCTGAATAAACTTCAAG AGGCTATGAATGAGGTGGATGAAGAATCTGAAGCTCTGCAAGAGAAGTTCCTAGAGAAGGAGATTGATACAGCAGCGTTTGTGCAGAAATACAAGAAGCTGCGTACTATCTATCACCGACGTGCATTGATTCATCTTGCTGCTAAAACCTCAACCATCGGTTGA
- the LOC103863439 gene encoding DEAD-box ATP-dependent RNA helicase 38: MSDTVEKVPTAEASSSSVEASITGENTEPTTTTEKTKWGDVEDDDEEESDAVSELKYLSIKDEEKPESILDEPEDSNIKAVTSGDTPYTSASRFEDLNLSPELMKGLYVEMKFEKPSKIQAISLPMIITPPHKHLIAQAHNGSGKTTCFVLGMLSRVDPSLRQPQALCICPTRELANQNMEVLQKMGKFTGITAEVAVPESNQGVTTARRAPVSAQVVIGTPGTLKKWMAFKKLGLNHLKILVFDEADHMLATDGFRDDSLRIMKDIERVNPNYQVLLFSATFNETVKDFVQRTVKSPNQLFVKREDLALDSVKQYKVVCPKEQDKIEVIKDQIMELGDIGQTIIFVKTKVSASKVHKALAEMGYDVTSVHGSMSQEDRDKIVKEFKDCLTQVLIATDVLARGFDQQRVNLVVNYNMPTKYETGEPDYEVYLHRVGRAGRFGRKGAVFNLLLENGNDKEVMEKIERYFGAQVKEIKSWNSEEEYKGALKEAGLLDE, encoded by the exons ATGTCGGATACTGTAGAGAAAGTCCCCACCGCTGAAGCATCTTCATCCTCAGTAGAAGCATCAATCACCGGCGAGAACACCGAGCCCACGACAACAACGGAGAAGACAAAGTGGGGCGATGTTGAGGATGACGACGAAGAGGAATCAGACGCAGTCTCGGAGCTCAAATATTTAAGTATCAAGGACGAAGAGAAACCTGAATCTATCCTTGACGAACCCGAAGACTCAAACATCAAAGCG GTTACTTCAGGTGACACACCGTATACATCAGCGAGTAGGTTTGAAGATTTGAACTTGTCACCTGAGTTAATGAAAGGTTTGTACGTGGAGATGAAGTTCGAGAAACCTAGCAAGATCCAAGCTATCAGTTTGCCCATGATCATCACACCGCCTCACAAGCATCTCATTGCTCAGGCGCATAACGGATCTGGCAAGACCACCTGTTTCGTTCTTGGGATGCTCAGTCGTGTTGACCCGAGTCTGAGACAGCCTCAAGCTCTTTGTATTTGTCCCACCAGAGAATTAGCAAACCAG AATATGGAAGTTCTTCAGAAGATGGGGAAGTTTACTGGGATCACTGCTGAAGTTGCTGTTCCGGAGTCGAATCAAGGGGTAACAACTGCAAGAAGAGCACCTGTGTCTGCTCAAGTTGTGATTGGCACCCCTGGGACACTTAAAAAGTGGATGGCCTTCAAGAAACTTGGTCTGAATCATTtaaagattttggtttttgatgaGGCTGACCATATGCTTGCTACG GATGGCTTTAGGGATGATTCCTTGAGGATAATGAAAGACATTGAGAGAGTTAATCCCAATTATCAG GTTCTCCTGTTCTCAGCAACGTTTAACGAAACCGTCAAAGATTTTGTTCAGAGGACAGTCAAGAGCCCCAACCAACTCTTTGTAAAAAGAGAGGATCTGGCTTTAGACTCTGTGAAACAGTATAAAGTGGTTTGCCCAAAGGAGCAAGACAAGATCGAAGTCATCAAGGATCAGATCATGGAGCTCGGGGATATTGGGCAGACCATAATATTCGTGAAAACGAAGGTATCAGCAAGCAAAGTGCACAAAGCACTTGCGGAAATGGGGTATGACGTCACCAGTGTTCACGGTAGTATGAGTCAAGAGGATAGGGATAAGATAGTGAAGGAGTTCAAAGACTGCCTTACTCAAGTCCTCATTGCAACTGATGTCCTTGCTAGAGGTTTTGACCAACAACGG GTGAATTTGGTTGTGAATTATAACATGCCTACTAAATATGAAACTGGGGAGCCAGATTATGAAGTCTACCTTCACAGAGTTGGACGAGCTGGTCGGTTTGGTCGAAAAG GGGCTGTGTTCAACCTCCTCCTCGAGAATGGGAACGATAAAGAGGTGATGGAGAAGATAGAGCGCTACTTTGGAGCGCAAGTTAAGGAGATCAAGTCTTGGAACTCAGAGGAAGAGTACAAGGGCGCACTCAAGGAAGCTGGCCTGCTTGATGAGTGA